From Nicotiana tabacum cultivar K326 chromosome 20, ASM71507v2, whole genome shotgun sequence, one genomic window encodes:
- the LOC107795096 gene encoding uncharacterized protein LOC107795096 has product MASLFQKFQEAVKVLAKSPTFAKDPRHLQFEADINRLFLYSSYNRLGKDAVEADAEEIIDMAGKASLADQQKQVQDNVHNQIKNFCKHMDHILLPDLNVKDKQDTSSPENSPSPRRSGLGLAIGRTAPLKDHIAIPETKPLTRIEISQSLKDLMGYTLEVKPSQIPHEDAGQGLFLHGEADVGAVLAFYPGVIYSPAYYRYIPGYPRVDAQNSYLITRYDGTVINAQPWGAGGESREIWNGSSLPEPKHNMQVDEKGSERIWRMLSKPLDGTRLGGNHEVLERRNPLAFAHFANHPAKDMVPNVMICPYDFPLPEKYMRSYIPNISFGNGEEAMKRFGTFWFKWKSGKNGSDVPVLKTLVLVATRAICNEEILLNYRLSNSKRRPSWYAPVDEEEDRRRWS; this is encoded by the exons ATGGCCTCTCTCTTCCAAAAATTTCAAGAG GCCGTTAAAGTTCTTGCAAAAAGCCCCACATTTGCTAAAGATCCAAGGCATCTTCAGTTTGAAGCTGATATAAACCGTCTCTTCCTTTACTCTAG TTACAATCGTTTGGGAAAGGATGCCGTTGAAGCTGATGCTGAGGAGATTATTGACATGGCTGGCAAGGCCTCCTTAGCTGATCAACAGAAGCAGGTCCAAGACAATGTGCATAACCAGATTAAAAACTTTTGCAAGCATATGGATCACATATTACTCCCTGATCTTAATGTCAAGGACAAACAGGACACATCATCTCCCGAAAATAGTCCTTCTCCCCGTCGCAGTGGGCTCGGCCTTGCTATTGGTAGGACTGCTCCATTAAAGGACCACATCG CTATACCTGAAACCAAGCCATTGACACGCATAGAGATTTCACAGAGTTTAAAGGATCTTATGGGCTACACTTTGGAGGTCAAACCGTCTCAAATTCCACATGAGGATGCTGGGCAAGGTTTATTCTTACATGGTGAAGCTGATGTTGGTGCTGTGCTAGCATTCTATCCTGGTGTAATCTACTCCCCTGCATATTACCGCTATATTCCTGGATATCCAAGAGTTGATGCCCAAAATTCGTATTTGATCACACGATATGATGGAACTGTGATAAATGCGCAGCCCTGGGGTGCCGGTGGTGAATCTCGGGAAATATGGAATGGTTCGTCCCTTCCTGAACCTAAGCACAACATGCAAGTTGATGAAAAAGGTTCTGAGCGAATTTGGAGAATGCTCAGTAAACCATTGGATGGAACACGTCTAGGTGGCAACCATGAAGTTTTGGAAAGGAGAAACCCTCTAGCCTTTGCTCACTTTGCCAACCACCCAGCCAAGGACATGGTCCCCAATGTTATGATATGCCCTTATGACTTTCCCCTCCCAGAGAAATACATGAGGTCCTATATACCAAATATTTCGTTCGGAAATGGTGAAGAAGCAATGAAAAGGTTTGGCACATTTTGGTTCAAATGGAAGTCCGGCAAGAATGGATCGGATGTCCCTGTTCTAAAGACGCTTGTTCTTGTGGCAACTAGAGCAATTTGCAATGAAGAGATTCTTCTGAACTACAGATTGAGCAACTCAAAGCGAAGACCATCATGGTACGCTCCAGTGGATGAGGAAGAAGATCGAAGGAGGTGGAGCTAA